A section of the Mangifera indica cultivar Alphonso chromosome 12, CATAS_Mindica_2.1, whole genome shotgun sequence genome encodes:
- the LOC123193217 gene encoding lactoylglutathione lyase GLX1-like, translating to MAEAATPNADLLEWPKKDKRRMLHVVYRVGDLERTIKFYTECLGMKLLRQRDIPEEKYSNAFLGFGPEESNFVVELTYNYGVSSYDIGTGFGHFGIATQDVYKMVEDIRAKGGNITREPGPVKGGTTHIAFIKDPDGYIFELIQRGPTPEPLCQVMLRVGDLDRSIKFYERALGMKLLRKVDKPDYKYTLAMIGYADEYETTVLELTYNYGVTEYTKGNAYAQIAIGTDDVYKSAEVVNLVTQELGGKITRQPGPVPGINTKITSFLDPDGWKTVLVDNEDFLKELK from the exons atggCTGAGGCTGCTACCCCTAATGCTGACCTGTTGGAGTGGCCAAAGAAAGATAAGCGACGTATGCTTCATGTGGTGTATCGTGTTGGTGATCTTGAACGCACCATTAA GTTCTATACTGAATGCTTAGGGATGAAATTGTTGAGGCAAAGAGATATCCCAGAAGAGAAATACTCCAATGCCTTTCTTGGGTTTGGCCCAGAAGAGTCTAACTTTGTTGTGGAGTTAACTTACA ATTATggtgtatcatcatatgatatcGGAACTGGTTTTGGGCATTTTGGAATTGCAACTCAAGAT GTCTACAAAATGGTTGAAGACATTCGTGCCAAGGGTGGCAATATCACTAGAGAGCCTGGTCCAGTCAAGGGTGGAACGACTCACATTGCCTTCATAAAGGATCCTGATGGCTATATTTTTGAACTCATCCAAAGAGGTCCAACTCCTGAACCATTATGCCAAGTAATGCTTCGTGTTGGTGATCTAGACCGCTCCATTAAGTTCTATGAAAGG GCTTTGGGGATGAAGCTGTTAAGGAAGGTTGATAAGCCTGACTATAAG TACACCCTAGCTATGATAGGATATGCAGATGAGTATGAGACAACTGTTCTGGAATTAACTTACAATTATGGTGTGACTGAATATACCAAGGGAAACGCATATGCTCAG ATCGCCATTGGTACAGATGATGTATACAAAAGTGCTGAGGTTGTCAACCTGGTCACACAAGAGCTCGGAGGAAAGATAACCCGACAACCAGGACCAGTTCCTGGAATCAACACCAAAATTACCTCTTTCCTCGATCCGGATGGCTGGAAGACT GTCCTGGTCGACAATGAAGATTTTCTGAAGGAACTTAAGTAA